The following coding sequences are from one Delphinus delphis chromosome 19, mDelDel1.2, whole genome shotgun sequence window:
- the H2BN1 gene encoding histone H2A.N: MHFICLHGLRFPKKKPTIYIPAKEKDGWASSTSGKKRRKKKEAYFSYMGKILKQTHPDFSGCSWILDALGALEDWWLEQVSLEAVRLSLYNHRRTVTSREILEAVKQRCSRKSLGINEVNLNGPVVEMITLVKQNWVRWRTELEDEVSEKNLLQWWSRCDTPGLWVLHF; this comes from the exons ATGCACTTCATTTGCTTACATGGCCTACGGTTCCCTAAGAAGAAGCCCACAATTTATATCCCAGCCAAAGAGAAGGATGGGTGGGCCAGCTCCACCtctgggaagaagaggaggaagaagaaggaggcaTATTTTAGTTACATGGGGAAAATCCTAAAGCAA ACCCACCCAGACTTCAGTGGGTGCTCCTGGATCTTGGATGCACTGGGAGCTCTGGAGGATTGGTGGCTGGAACAGGTTAGCCTGGAAGCGGTTAGACTGTCCCTCTACAACCACAGAAGAACCGTCACCAGCAGAGAGATCCTTGAGGCAGTCAAGCAGAGATGCTCTCGGAAGAGCTTGGGAATAAATGAAGTGAATCTGAATGGCCCTGTTGTTGAAATGATTACACTTGTCAAACAAAATTGGGTCCGTTGGAGGACTGAGCTGGAAGATGAAGTATCTGAGAAGAACCTGCTGCAGTGGTGGTCTCGGTGTGACACACCTGGTCTCTGGGTCTTGCATTTTTAG